The Solibacillus sp. FSL W7-1464 genome contains a region encoding:
- a CDS encoding GNAT family N-acetyltransferase: MILETERLLLKPYEVEFADAIFEVVKHREIADTMVMIPHPYPREVVDRWIAYLQKSFEQGTAYEFAVFLKQSGRYIGNCGLVTVSKNHRNAEVGYFIDVAEWGNGYATEACKRIIDYGFQEHQLNRIYSRCMVRNIASRKVMEKSGMVWEGCHRQEFLKDDIYEDMDYLAVLAEEYFME; encoded by the coding sequence ATGATTTTAGAAACGGAAAGACTCCTGTTAAAGCCGTATGAAGTTGAATTTGCAGATGCTATTTTTGAAGTAGTAAAGCATAGGGAGATTGCGGACACAATGGTCATGATTCCGCATCCATATCCACGTGAAGTTGTCGATCGGTGGATTGCCTATTTGCAAAAAAGCTTTGAGCAAGGGACAGCCTATGAGTTTGCTGTATTTTTAAAACAAAGTGGGCGCTATATCGGGAATTGCGGGCTCGTTACAGTTTCAAAAAACCATCGTAATGCAGAGGTGGGCTATTTTATCGATGTCGCAGAGTGGGGTAATGGCTATGCCACAGAAGCATGCAAAAGAATTATTGATTACGGATTTCAGGAACATCAGTTAAATAGAATTTACAGCCGCTGTATGGTTAGAAACATTGCTTCAAGAAAAGTAATGGAGAAGTCCGGTATGGTTTGGGAAGGATGCCACAGACAGGAATTTTTAAAAGATGATATATATGAAGATATGGATTATTTAGCTGTTTTAGCTGAAGAATATTTTATGGAATAA